The genomic stretch GGAAGCATCGTTTTACAGGCTCGCTTTTTTAGTGAAATTGTAAAAAAATTGCCGATGGCAACTGTAGAAATTGAAGTCCAAAATCAGTATTTGACGATTATCCGTTCTGGTAAAGCTGAATTTAATCTAAACGGACTGGATGCTGATGAATATCCGCACTTGCCGCAGATTGAAGAGCATCATGCGATTCAGATCCCAACTGATTTGTTAAAAAATCTAATCAGACAAACAGTATTTGCAGTGTCCACCTCAGAAACACGCCCTATCTTGACAGGTGTAAACTGGAAAGTGGAGCAAAGTGAATTATTATGCACTGCAACGGATAGCCACCGTCTTGCATTAAGAAAGGCGAAACTTGATATTCCAGAAGACAGATCTTATAACGTCGTGATTCCGGGAAAAAGTTTAACTGAACTCAGCAAGATTTTAGATGACAACCAGGAACTTGTAGATATCGTCATCACAGAAACCCAAGTTCTGTTTAAAGCGAAAAACGTCTTGTTCTTCTCACGGCTTCTGGACGGGAATTATCCAGACACAACCAGCCTGATTCCGCAAGACAGCAAAACAGAAATCATTGTGAACACAAAAGAATTCCTTCAGGCCATTGATCGTGCATCTCTTTTAGCTAGAGAGGGACGCAACAACGTTGTAAAACTGTCCGCAAAACCGGCTGAATCCATTGAAATTTCTTCCAATTCGCCAGAAATCGGTAAAGTTGTGGAAGCAATTGTTGCGGATCAAATTGAAGGTGAGGAATTAAATATCTCTTTTAGTCCAAAATATATGCTGGATGCACTAAAGGTGCTTGAAGGAGCAGAAATACGCGTAAGCTTTACAGGCGCAATGAGACCTTTCTTAATTCGCACGCCGAATGATGAAACGATTGTACAGCTTATCCTTCCTGTCAGAACCTATTAATCCGATACACTGCTGCCGACCCGTCGGCAGCTTTTCTATTCGGTATCTGCTCCGACAAGTTTTCCCTTTCCCTAATTCGTTTTTTTTTAGTACAATTAGATATTAGTGATATTTGAAAGAGGTCGATATAATGGCAAATCCGATTTCAATTGATACAGAGATGATTACACTCGGACAATTCTTAAAATTAGCCGATGTGATTCAGTCTGGCGGTATGGCGAAGTGGTTTTTAAGCGAGCATGAAGTGCTTGTGAACGATGAGCCGGACAACCGCCGGGGCAGAAAGCTGTATGTTGGAGATGTGGTAGAGATTGAAGGATTTGGTTCATTTCAAGTCGTCAATTAAAGCGGGTGACACTGATTGTATATCCAGAACTTAGAACTGACATCTTACCGCAACTACGACCATGCTGAACTTCAATTTGAAAATAAAGTAAATGTGATCATCGGAGAAAACGCCCAGGGGAAGACAAACCTCATGGAGGCGATCTATGTCTTGTCCATGGCGAAATCGCACCGGACATCAAATGACAAAGAACTTATACGGTGGGACAAAGACTATGCTAAAATAGAGGGAAGAGTGATGAAGCAAAACGGGGCGATCCCGATGCAGCTCGTCATCTCCAAAAAGGGTAAAAAGGGCAAGGTCAATCATATTGAACAGCAAAAGCTCAGCCAGTATGTCGGGGCCCTCAACACCATTATGTTCGCGCCGGAAGATTTAAATCTTGTAAAGGGAAGCCCTCAAGTGAGAAGGCGGTTTCTTGACATGGAAATCGGACAGGTTTCTCCCGTCTACCTTCATGATCTTTCTCTTTACCAGAAAATCCTTTCCCAGCGGAATCATTTTTTGAAACAGCTGCAAACAAGAAAACAAACTGACCGGACGATGCTCGATGTTCTGACCGATCAGCTTGTAGAAGTTGCAGCAAAAGTCGTCGTAAAACGCCTGCAGTTTACAGCACAGCTCGAGAAATGGGCGCAGCCCATCCATGCAGGCATCTCAAGAGGGCTTGAAGAACTGACCCTGAAATACCATACAGCTCTTGATGTATCAGATCCCCTAGATTTGTCGAAAATAGGAGATAGCTATCAAGAAGCGTTTTCTAAATTAAGAGAAAAAGAAATTGAGCGTGGTGTGACGCTGTCAGGGCCTCATCGCGATGATGTTCTTTTCTATGTGAACGGACGCGATGTGCAGACGTATGGTTCTCAAGGACAGCAGCGAACGACGGCGTTGTCCCTTAAGCTGGCGGAGATTGACCTGATCCATGAAGAAATCGGAGAATATCCCATTTTACTATTGGATGATGTACTGAGTGAACTGGATGATTATCGCCAGTCACACTTGCTTCATACGATCCAAGGCCGTGTACAAACGTTTGTCACAACGACAAGCGTTGATGGCATTGATCACGAAACCTTACGTCAAGCAGGAATGTTCCGTGTGCAAAATGGTGCGTTAGTGAAGTGAAGAAATGAGGTGAGCAATTGTATATTCATTTAGGTGATGACTTTGTGGTTTCAACACGAGATATTGTCGGCATTTTTGACTTTAAAGCCAACATGTCGCCTATTGTTGAAGAATTTCTGAAAAAACAGAAACACAAGGTGGTGCCTTCCGTAAACGGCACGCCCAAATCTATCGTAGTCACGGTTCAGAATATATATTACTCTCCCTTATCTTCCAGCACATTAAAAAAACGTGCGCAATTTATGTTTGAAATAGATTCTTAGAAATTTTTTATCACGAATATATCGTTTAGAAAAGTGTAGGTGAATGACGTGGCTATGGAACAGCAGCAAAACAGTTATGATGAAAATCAGATACAGGTACTAGAAGGATTGGAAGCTGTTCGTAAAAGACCGGGGATGTATATCGGTTCGACAAACAGCAAAGGCCTTCACCACTTGGTATGGGAAATTGTCGACAATAGTATTGACGAAGCCCTCGCCGGTTATTGTACGGATATCAATATCCAAATCGAAAAAGACAACAGTATCACGGTTGTAGATAATGGCCGCGGTATTCCAGTCGGTATTCATGAAAAAATGGGCCGTCCTGCGGTAGAAGTCATTATGACGGTG from Bacillus subtilis subsp. subtilis str. 168 encodes the following:
- the dnaN gene encoding DNA polymerase III (beta subunit) (Evidence 1a: Function from experimental evidences in the studied strain; PubMedId: 2846289, 11395445, 12682299, 20453097, 23228104, 28878042; Product type e : enzyme) — translated: MKFTIQKDRLVESVQDVLKAVSSRTTIPILTGIKIVASDDGVSFTGSDSDISIESFIPKEEGDKEIVTIEQPGSIVLQARFFSEIVKKLPMATVEIEVQNQYLTIIRSGKAEFNLNGLDADEYPHLPQIEEHHAIQIPTDLLKNLIRQTVFAVSTSETRPILTGVNWKVEQSELLCTATDSHRLALRKAKLDIPEDRSYNVVIPGKSLTELSKILDDNQELVDIVITETQVLFKAKNVLFFSRLLDGNYPDTTSLIPQDSKTEIIVNTKEFLQAIDRASLLAREGRNNVVKLSAKPAESIEISSNSPEIGKVVEAIVADQIEGEELNISFSPKYMLDALKVLEGAEIRVSFTGAMRPFLIRTPNDETIVQLILPVRTY
- the rlbA gene encoding RNA binding protein involved in ribosome maturation (Evidence 1a: Function from experimental evidences in the studied strain; PubMedId: 24637032, 24939895; Product type f: factor), whose amino-acid sequence is MANPISIDTEMITLGQFLKLADVIQSGGMAKWFLSEHEVLVNDEPDNRRGRKLYVGDVVEIEGFGSFQVVN
- the recF gene encoding RecA filament-DNA complex stabilisation, ssDNA and dsDNA binding, ATP binding (Evidence 1a: Function from experimental evidences in the studied strain; PubMedId: 15186413, 16061691, 16385024, 22342069; Product type f: factor), with product MYIQNLELTSYRNYDHAELQFENKVNVIIGENAQGKTNLMEAIYVLSMAKSHRTSNDKELIRWDKDYAKIEGRVMKQNGAIPMQLVISKKGKKGKVNHIEQQKLSQYVGALNTIMFAPEDLNLVKGSPQVRRRFLDMEIGQVSPVYLHDLSLYQKILSQRNHFLKQLQTRKQTDRTMLDVLTDQLVEVAAKVVVKRLQFTAQLEKWAQPIHAGISRGLEELTLKYHTALDVSDPLDLSKIGDSYQEAFSKLREKEIERGVTLSGPHRDDVLFYVNGRDVQTYGSQGQQRTTALSLKLAEIDLIHEEIGEYPILLLDDVLSELDDYRQSHLLHTIQGRVQTFVTTTSVDGIDHETLRQAGMFRVQNGALVK
- the remB gene encoding regulator of extracellular matrix formation (Evidence 1a: Function from experimental evidences in the studied strain; PubMedId: 19363116; Product type r: regulator) — protein: MYIHLGDDFVVSTRDIVGIFDFKANMSPIVEEFLKKQKHKVVPSVNGTPKSIVVTVQNIYYSPLSSSTLKKRAQFMFEIDS